The Longimicrobiaceae bacterium nucleotide sequence GGAGGAGGAGGTGGGCGGCCACGGCGCTCGTCAGACAGGGATTTCGAGGAAAGAGACCGCGAGCAACGCGCTCGATCGCTGCCACTGAGGCTTCGACTCGCTCCGGCGGATGGGGTTTCCGCACGCGAAACCCCATCCATCGATTGAGGAGACCCACGGCCAGCGCGAACGGAAGCACTCGCAGCGTTGCCCGCACGACGAGCACTTGGGCCATCGCCTGCAACACGAGTCGCTTCTCACGACCCGGCAGCGAGCGGAATCGGCGGATCGCGCGCCGTACCCTCATGCTCCGCCTCCAGACACCGCTCTTACGGCACGGCACCGCCTTGCAGGCCGCCCGGCATGCCCGATCCGCCTGTCACGGACGGATCGGGGACTGACCCAGCGTCTCACCGACCGCGGGAGGCAGCAGACCCAGCTTTGGCGTCTGCCCCGGGATGCGTCCGGCCCGTGGCGGTGAGATCCGTAACGGCTCCCCAGTCTTCGATCTCCGGCTTGC carries:
- a CDS encoding lasso peptide biosynthesis B2 protein yields the protein MRVRRAIRRFRSLPGREKRLVLQAMAQVLVVRATLRVLPFALAVGLLNRWMGFRVRKPHPPERVEASVAAIERVARGLFPRNPCLTSAVAAHLLLRRNGEPATLRIGIRRGSEDRLEAHAWVELHGRIVVGGADSPSSYVALPALTASDGLARG